AAATTGAAGAAGGTGATATTGTTATTTTCATGAACTTCCGCGCTGATCGTGCGCGACAATTAAGCCGTGCTTTTCTTAATATCGGTTTTAGCGATTTTAAACGAAAACAACATCCTCGTTTAGACGAATTTGTTTCTCTCACCCAATATGCCAGTGATATCCCAAGTCAAATTGCTTTTCCGCAACAATCATTAGAAAATGATCTGGGTAGCTATCTTTCTAAACAAGGTTTGACACAACTTCGCATTGCAGAAACAGAAAAATATGCACATGTTACCTTTTTCTTTAATGGTGGCGTTGAAGCAGAACACCCGAATGAAACACGTGTATTAATTCCTTCTAAAAAAGTGGCTACTTATGATCTAAGCCCTAAAATGAGTGCCATAGAAATTACGACTCAACTCCTTGAAGTGATTGAAGGAAAAAAAGTCGATGTCATTATCTGTAACTTTGCTAACCCAGACATGTTAGGTCACACGGGTAACCTAAATGCAACACAAGAAGCCATCACTTGTATTGATGACTGTATTGGCAAACTTGTTTCTGCTTTACAAGAACAAGGCGGAGAAGCCATTATTACGGCAGATCATGGCAATGCAGAGTGTATGTATGACGAAAAAACACAGCAAGCGCATACCGCACATACCACCGAACCCGTTCCATTTATTTATGTGGGTCGTCCTGCAAAAATAAAACCACAACACGATAGTGGAACATTAGCTGATATCGCACCCACATTATTAGCCGTATTAGGTTTAGCTAAACCAAAAGAAATGACAGGTGAAAATTTAATTATATTTGATTAGAAGCTACCTTGACGAAAAATCACTTCAATTTTAGAATGATTATCGGCAATCAAGGAATATATAATAATGGGTTATGATAGCTCTCTATACGGTGAATCTAACACAAAGGCTCCTGAATTTCTCTCATTCGAAAAATCATATTATTCTAAAGAACAATATGATCTTATAAAAAAAAGCTGTGAAGAAATTAAAAAAATTACTGGTCTCCTCTCACGACTTAATAGAATCAATAACTTACAATATCAACTACTAAGAAAACAGTTAGATAACATCGAAAAAGAATTTATAATATATCTCCATCGTATTATTGATCATGAAAAAATAGCAAAAATCCATTCACAAAGTGTAAACTTACTGCATTGTATGTTTCGCGCTAATCTTTTTACCATTTCAATAATAATGACTATTATTATAGCTACCCTACTACTCCTTCCAATAACTCAGCTTGTAACCATCTCATTAAGCGCCATCATCATTAACACACTGATACTTTTTCAAATTAACGCAATACTTTTAAAAGATGAGTCACCTGTTTTACCGGCTATAAAAAACACCATTGCTCTTTCAATAGCCCAATTAGACCGCTTAATAGAAGCGTCAACACAACTCTGCAAAGACATTTTTTTTATTATTGTTGAAGATGTAGATCAAGATGAAAGTAAAAAAATGCCTTATGAAAGCCGATTCTCTAATAATTCCGGGCCGTTGTTCTTGCCTTTAAGCTTATCAGAAAAACGCTTCGTATCTGTCCCATCACTATCCTGTGATAAAGACATACAAACGATTACAAACGATAATATAGATGACCACCCGCTTTACACTTCAACACCTTAAATTTCACTTTAATTATTGCCCTTATTATAAAAAATGAGGCCACCCATGCATTTTTTGTTCTCAACATTATCTGAGCAATAAAGAATCTATTTTTCCGTTACAAATTCGCAAATTCACTAAAGTGGATTAGACTATAAATAGATACCTTAAAAAAATCGCGCGAAAAATGCGCAAAAAAAACAGCCATGCTCCTCAAAAATAGGGCTTATGCATACTTTATTGACAGAAAAGTCTGTGTGAGTAAGGAAATAGCTTGCTATGCGATTAAAAATTATACTATTAATTCTTTTCAGCGGTGCTTTATTAGGCTTTAGTACACCCTTTTCAACTCCCCCACCATTGAAAACAAAAACTACTCCAACAAAACCAGAAGATATGCTTTCTAAAGATGTGCTGCGCTTTAATCGAGAATTACAAACGATAAAAGCAGAATATGTACAACCCACTTCCGAACATCAATTATTACAGAATGCCATGCAAGGTATGGCCAATGGCTTAGATCCCCATTCTAGTTTCTTAGATGCGGATGATTTAAAAGATCTACAAACAGCCACCACCGGGGAATTTAGCGGCTTAGGTTTAGAAGTTGCCATGGAAGACGGGTTATTACATGTAGTCACACCGATTGATGATGGTCCTGCACAAAAAGCAGGTATAAAATCAGGTGATTGGATTTTACGTATTAACAATAGTCCTATTCAAGGTTTAACCTTACGCGAAGCCGTAAAAAAAATGCGGGGGGAAAAAGGAACACCAATACATCTTACGCTTATTCGTAAGGGCTTACATAAACCTATCACTGTTGATCTAAAGCGCGAAACTATTCGTGTACGTAGCGTCAAAGGACGTCTGTTAGAACCTAATTTAGCCTATATTCGCATTAGTAGCTTTCAAGAAAGCACACGAAAAGATTTAGATAACCTCATCAATCAATTACAACACAAACAAAAAACACCCCTTAAAGGCTTAATACTTGATCTTAGAAATAATCCGGGTGGTCTATTAACATCGGCCAGCGACGTTGCTAATGCATTTTTGGATCCCAATAAAATGGGCTATCACCACGTCATTGTTTATACACAAGGTCAAACGCCTGAAGCTAACATGAAGCTCACGGCTAAACCCAACGATCAAATTTATCGTGAAGCAATGATTGTATTAATTAACCAAGGTAGTGCATCAGGCGCAGAAATTGTTGCCGGCGCACTACAAGATAACAAGCGCGCCGTGATTCTAGGCACCAAAAGTTTTGGTAAAGGTTCCGTGCAAACGGTTATTCCACTCGATGAAACCAGTGCATTGAAATTAACAACTGCACTCTACTACACACCTTCCGGCCGTTCTATTCAAGCCGCAGGCATTTTACCTGATATTACGCTGGATGAATTAAAAGTCAGTACCGTCGATGAAGATCCGGTCGATTCAATTTATCTACACGAATCTGAATTAAAAGGACATCTACAAAATGGTAATGCATCACCAAAAAATATTTTTGAAATGCCTACAACGATTGCAAGCAATGATTTAGTAAAAAATGATTATCAGCTCTTTGAAGCATTCAACTTATTGAAAGGTATGGTAGTACTACAAGAAACACCGATGAAAGGTTAAAGCATTTTACGGGGTTCGGATCCATCAAGATAAGGGGCAACAGCCCCTTTTTTTAATTCAACGAAGGGTTTTTTTATCTACTGAGTATATGTGTATCTTCTGTGCTCTCGAGCAAACTATCATGCGTACTACTTACCGAACCTTCGGCTTTATCAGCACTTTGAAAAAACGGATCATAAGAAGATTTAACATCAACCTTTTCACTTACTCGAGTGCTAAGCATTTTTTCAGCCATTAACTCTTCAAATGACTGGTATCGATTGCTTACTTGAGGCGCTAACATAGAGCTAGTCTTTGGTTGACCCGCCATTTTGTATTTATCGATACACGCCTTAAGATTATTCTCACACTCTTTTAAATTAGCAGATTTTTGATGGGTACCTTTTAGCAAATTTCCAACCCATCTTCCAATTTTCATCCCTATAGAACCATTATGATAAGTGTTCAAGCCAAAAAGAATAAGAGCAGCGACAATAAAAGGAAGAGTAATAGGGAAAATAGCAGCGACAATGGTAGATAATATAAAAAAGCTTACATGAAGAAAGGGAAAAGGAATAAAATAGCTCCCATTGGTTCCCCCACCCATACTCCAATACCCTATCCGTTCAGCAAGCTTATTTTTTGTATACTCCCCTAATGCGTTTAATAGCTGAATGTCCTCAGGATATTTTTCTAAACTCGCTAAAGCATCCTCGATTAAATTTAAGTTACAGTGTATTGGCAATAAGCTTTTATTAATACTAACGGCTGATTTTACTTCCACCCTCTGGGCTTTTCTTGTCCCTAAGTAGTAAATATCAAATACCAGTGATCTTTTCTGCAAAACGGATTGCAATTGCTTTGCATAACACCCATCAAACAGATATTCTTTCTCTTCTTTATTTTGCTTATCTTGTTCGCTTATAGCCATAAATCCCCTTTATTTACGAGTAGCTTTCGCATTCTATTTAAGAATACCAAACAGATACTTCAGAAAAAAATCAATTTTTTTATGGAAAATATTTTTCTAAAACTGAATTATCAATTATCATCACGACTTACTTGTATTTAATTAAGGCTACACAGCGGTAAATTTTTCTCTATTTTATCTATTTCATTATAAATTTGTTCAGAAAAAAATAAAGATATTTGGGGTCGGTCAGGAAGAATATAAACGGGTGTAGTATGAGTGGCTGGACCCGTGTTCATGCTAATAAAAGCACCATTGCCCGAAATTCTGCTATATTGCAGATCTCTGTCAAACAAACAATTAACTATTCCAAGCAAAAGCGCTTTTAATTTGAAGAGCATATATTGTAATTTACCGTTATACATCTCTTCACCAATAAAATTTTTCATCTCACTTAATGCTAAATCAAAATTTTTAATTCTATCCTTAATTTCTGCGATATCATCTTTATCTAAAACCTCACTACTCTTTTTATGGCATATATCTTCTAAATTTTTAGTCAAAAGAGCAAAATAATCTTCCATGCTTTTACGCTTGGGTAGATAATCTTCTCTGTGCTCAACTCTCACTTTTAACTTAGAATCCAGCTCTACAATAAACCCAGCAAACTCTTCTTTTAAATTACTAAACCACCCTGCAAGCTCATCATCGTGATACTCATGGCGGATACCATTAACACATGTATAACTCACATTTTTACTCCTGTAATTTAAATATAAAAAAAGAATTGATAATTAAAACTATAACTAAATATCTTTGGCACGAAAAGAAGCAAATTTAAAGTATCTTTTAAGCTGCTTTGACGAAATAAAATAATATAAAACAATTAACTAATGGTAGACCATCACATTAATTTTTTCTCTAAAACTAACTTCACTACATTAAGCTTAAATCCTTTATCGTATTTTCTGGACATGATACATCTTTGACTTAAGTAGTCGTCCCTGAAAAACTCCTTTAGCCGTCATGGCGAGGCTGGAACTTTGTTCCGGCCGTGGCCATCCAGGAAAAAACTAGCCTTTTCACTGGATTGCCGCGCGCTTCGCGCTCGCAATGACGGGCGGACGCATTCGTTTTTCGGTTAACTCGAACTTTGGTTTTTGGATTCGTTTTGCAAGCTTTCTGCCTATCTCGTTTCAAAGCTTGCAAAAGCTTATCCCATAAAATCTAACTTTGTTACTTCTTTAAAAAGCTTCCTGCTTTTTGAAGTGTAATGGATATATATACATGACTAAGATGTATTTTATATTATTTACAAAGTAAAGTTACCGTCGTAAAGTATCGAATTATCATTAGCAATAACTTCATTATCACTCTTACCGTGTACGGGTGATTTGAAGAAACCCCGATCGTATGAAGATCGTGGTGTTTGGCTGGCGGGATTCGTTACATCGATGTCAACTCCTTCCTGTGTGAGAAGTTTTACTATCTCTGTGTGACCGTACTTAATCGCAAGGTCTCGTGGTTTTCGGCCGTAGACATCGGGTTTATTGATCTTAGCTCCTCCCTCTATGAGAAGTTTTACTATCTCTATGTAACCTTTCTCAATCGCAACGCCTAGTGGTGTTTGGCCGTAGACGTCGGATTTATTGATCTTAGCTCCTCCCTTTATGAGAAGTTCTACTATCTCTGCGTGACCGTACTTAATCGCAAGCAATAGTAGCGTTTGGCCCTTAGCATTCGTTGCCTTGAAGTCAACTCCCTCCTGCTTGAGTAATGCTTCTACTATATCTTTGTCGCCGTTCAGACACGCAACGCCTAGTCGCATTTTGTCGTTGGTGACGTTAGCTTTTGCCTGTATGAGAAGTTTTACTATCTCTGTGTGACCTAGTAAAAACGCATAGTCTAGTGGGGTTAGGCCCTTGTTATTCATTGCATTGACATTAACTTCTTCCTGTATGAGAAGTTTTACTGTCTCTATTTGGCCGTTCAGACAAGCAACGTGTAGTGCGCTTTGGCCCTTGTTATTCGTTGCATTGACATTAGCTCCTTCCTGTATGAGGAGACGTCCTACCGCTTCGTGACCTTTAAAAGACGCATACTGTAGTGGCTCTCGGCCTTTGTTATCCTTTGTAATGCTATTTGCTCTTGCCTGTATGAGAAGTCCTACTACCGCTTCGTGACCTTTAGAAGACGCATAGTGTAGTGGGGTTAGGCCATTGGCATCTGTTTTATTGACATCAGCCCCTTCCTGTATGAGAAGCTTTACTATATCTGTGCAACCTTTCAGACACGCATTGTGTAGTGGTGTTTGGCCATCGGCATCTGTTTTATTGACATCAGCCCTTTCCTGTATGAGAAGCTTTACTATATCTGTGCAACCTTTCAGACACGCATAGTGTAGTGGTGTTTGGCCATCGGCATCTGTTTTATTGACATCTGCTCCTTCACGTATGAGAAATTCTGCTGTAGCTATGTGACCTTTAGAACACGCATCGTATAGTAGGGTTAGGCCGTTGGCATCGGGTTTATTTATATGAACCCGTTTCCCTTTAAAGTTTGATTCACGTTCCAAACGCTTGCCGTTATTTTCGCTCGCTGTGAGGAGTATCATAAGTAACTCAAAATCCATATCCTCTAATTTAAAGTTACTTCCTTTTTTATCATAGATTGTTTTAACTTCTTGATATACATTCCATACATTGTTAAAAATATTTTCAGCTTCCTCTGCAAAAGGCTTGATAAAAAGTTTAGCACAAGCGTCTGTATAACTACTATATAAGTCATCAACCAGAAGCGTAAGCGTATCTTTGAAATCAGCTCCCCATTGTGATTGCTTCGCTACCACAAATTTTATAAATTCATCTTTAGTAGGGATCTTTTTTTCTTTTTTTAGATACTCTTCAAAATAATGAGAGAGAGAAATTCTATCGCAGTATTCAAAATAATGAGAGGCAGAAACTTGATCGCTAGATGGGCCAAACTCTTCCTCAGCAGCTAGGAATTCTTTTTTCCCAGAAAAAGGATCCTTACTATAAGGGCGCATCGTAAATGGACACAATTTAAGCTGATACAAGTCTGTTTTCTTAAAATTATAATCTATTTCAGCCTTAGATATTAGCGATTTGCCATTAGGTGACTTTTCTATGGCATTATCTAGGGCTTTTTCGATTGAGTCTATTAATTCAAAGTGCATTTTTTCCTTTGGATCAAAATTTTTCCAAATAGCAAATATTTGTTCCAATGTAAATCTATGGGTATCGCGCTTACTTGAATCTTTGCTTAATATTAGTTTTTGGCCATCTGGAGAAAATTCTACTAACTGTGAGCGGTCCCCGAAACAATCCCCATCTCCAGAAGGGATAGTTCTATCTTTAAGTAAGCTAAAAAGTTGATAAAAAGAGCCAATATTTTTTTCAGGTTCCTTAGAATCTTGTTTACTTTTCCACCTTATAAATTTAACTATGTCGCAAATTCCGGTTCGGCGTAACGCCCACTCTTTACGATAGGCAATTTCTGCTAGATCTAAAAGTTCGCAATAGTATTCATTGATAATTACAGGTCGGTGGTAAAGACAATTGAATATCGCTGCCGCAACCGGTACTTTATCCATAGGTCCATCAGTGGGTGAGCCTGATAAAGACATGTTTGTCTTATCATTTCGTAATCGATAAATTAAATTTTCTTTCAAACCAGCTTTAAAAGCATCAAAATCACTCTCTCGCTGTAAAGATTCCTCACGTTCTTCTATTATAAAGTATAATCTGGCTAACCATAGTGCAGGAACACCAGGAAGTTTTCCATCCCCAAAAAATATATCGGATAATCGTTTGTCAATAGCTGCTTGATGCGAGGGATCAGTTGAGGTTGATTTAAGCAAGTCTTTAATATCTGGCCGTATCCTTCTGGTACCCGGTACACAAATTTTATCTATAACTCTATCCGTGCTTTCAGCCCAGATTCCATGCTCATTTTTTAATCCAAAAAGCGGATTCAGGATTACTATATCTATTTGGTCTTTACTAAAGTTTTTGAAAGCTGGGGGGAGGGGTTCAACTTGCTTACTAGCTTTGTTTGAATTTGCTACTTGTTCCACGTCTTGAGTATCGGTAGGTTCTAGTTCTTCCGCTAGAAGGACTCTATTCGAAACACGCGACTTAAGCTCCTTCGGAGAAAAACTAATTTCACTATCAAGAATCTTGAATATTTTTTCAAATATGGCTTTTATTTCCTTGACCCTTACATTGTTTTCGCTTGCCTGGGCATATAGTTCTCTAACACTTTTCTCGGCAACCTCTTCATCTTGAGTATTCATTATACCGTCTACTGGTTTAGCAATATTCTTAGAATTTTCACTAACAGTAGTAGCTATTAAATTACGTTGTAGTCTTAGGATCTCCGTTTTGAAAACTTTGTGTTTACCTTCCTCTATATCTTCTTTTGTTTGGCCTAAATTTTGGAGTATTAAGCTTTTTATGATCCTAGATTGTTCTTTAAGGAAACGAGCAGGGTTATTCCAATATCTTTTGATAAGTGCTACTAGTTCGCTATAGTCCTGTATTTCACCATTAACAATCATTATAAAATTCATAACGCTCGAACCTGGAATCCGTTCAGGGCGCGTAAAAGGAGCTAAGACAGACAGATCTACTTGATCTTCAGAATATTCAGAAGACTCAGAAGACTCAGAAGACTCAGAAGACTCAGAAGACTCAGAAGACTCAGAAGACTCAGAAGACTCAGAAGACTCAGAAGACTCAGAAGACTCAGGAACTTTAATATGCATAATGAGCTCTTTAATTCT
This is a stretch of genomic DNA from Candidatus Rickettsiella viridis. It encodes these proteins:
- the gpmI gene encoding 2,3-bisphosphoglycerate-independent phosphoglycerate mutase, with protein sequence MPDSKRPKPVLLLILDGWGYSEENEHNAIALAKTPHWDHLIKTCPHALLNASGLSVGLPEGQMGNSEVGHLTMGAGRVLYQDLTRINKSIADGHFFKNEVLLSALKKAQKSQKAVHILGLLSPGGIHSHEKHIYALLQLCAQENIKNCYIHAFLDGRDTPPKSAMTSITALENKCKELGIGKIVSLIGRYYAMDRDKRWERTQAAYDCLTNGEADYYADTALDGLQQAYDRGESDEFVKPTCIRASNVPPIKIEEGDIVIFMNFRADRARQLSRAFLNIGFSDFKRKQHPRLDEFVSLTQYASDIPSQIAFPQQSLENDLGSYLSKQGLTQLRIAETEKYAHVTFFFNGGVEAEHPNETRVLIPSKKVATYDLSPKMSAIEITTQLLEVIEGKKVDVIICNFANPDMLGHTGNLNATQEAITCIDDCIGKLVSALQEQGGEAIITADHGNAECMYDEKTQQAHTAHTTEPVPFIYVGRPAKIKPQHDSGTLADIAPTLLAVLGLAKPKEMTGENLIIFD
- a CDS encoding S41 family peptidase — protein: MRLKIILLILFSGALLGFSTPFSTPPPLKTKTTPTKPEDMLSKDVLRFNRELQTIKAEYVQPTSEHQLLQNAMQGMANGLDPHSSFLDADDLKDLQTATTGEFSGLGLEVAMEDGLLHVVTPIDDGPAQKAGIKSGDWILRINNSPIQGLTLREAVKKMRGEKGTPIHLTLIRKGLHKPITVDLKRETIRVRSVKGRLLEPNLAYIRISSFQESTRKDLDNLINQLQHKQKTPLKGLILDLRNNPGGLLTSASDVANAFLDPNKMGYHHVIVYTQGQTPEANMKLTAKPNDQIYREAMIVLINQGSASGAEIVAGALQDNKRAVILGTKSFGKGSVQTVIPLDETSALKLTTALYYTPSGRSIQAAGILPDITLDELKVSTVDEDPVDSIYLHESELKGHLQNGNASPKNIFEMPTTIASNDLVKNDYQLFEAFNLLKGMVVLQETPMKG
- a CDS encoding ankyrin repeat domain-containing protein, which produces MPDTKPDTKPLFIAIDISGSTYGYEDYYSYVKDELKSWENTHPNAHCILWNNRTPRMMSIQQAIKINCRIGENGTDPSTFVKYLPSDEAGINLVIITDGQIDKQEVDRCAAILDDRNIRIKELIMHIKVPESSESSESSESSESSESSESSESSESSESSESSEYSEDQVDLSVLAPFTRPERIPGSSVMNFIMIVNGEIQDYSELVALIKRYWNNPARFLKEQSRIIKSLILQNLGQTKEDIEEGKHKVFKTEILRLQRNLIATTVSENSKNIAKPVDGIMNTQDEEVAEKSVRELYAQASENNVRVKEIKAIFEKIFKILDSEISFSPKELKSRVSNRVLLAEELEPTDTQDVEQVANSNKASKQVEPLPPAFKNFSKDQIDIVILNPLFGLKNEHGIWAESTDRVIDKICVPGTRRIRPDIKDLLKSTSTDPSHQAAIDKRLSDIFFGDGKLPGVPALWLARLYFIIEEREESLQRESDFDAFKAGLKENLIYRLRNDKTNMSLSGSPTDGPMDKVPVAAAIFNCLYHRPVIINEYYCELLDLAEIAYRKEWALRRTGICDIVKFIRWKSKQDSKEPEKNIGSFYQLFSLLKDRTIPSGDGDCFGDRSQLVEFSPDGQKLILSKDSSKRDTHRFTLEQIFAIWKNFDPKEKMHFELIDSIEKALDNAIEKSPNGKSLISKAEIDYNFKKTDLYQLKLCPFTMRPYSKDPFSGKKEFLAAEEEFGPSSDQVSASHYFEYCDRISLSHYFEEYLKKEKKIPTKDEFIKFVVAKQSQWGADFKDTLTLLVDDLYSSYTDACAKLFIKPFAEEAENIFNNVWNVYQEVKTIYDKKGSNFKLEDMDFELLMILLTASENNGKRLERESNFKGKRVHINKPDANGLTLLYDACSKGHIATAEFLIREGADVNKTDADGQTPLHYACLKGCTDIVKLLIQERADVNKTDADGQTPLHNACLKGCTDIVKLLIQEGADVNKTDANGLTPLHYASSKGHEAVVGLLIQARANSITKDNKGREPLQYASFKGHEAVGRLLIQEGANVNATNNKGQSALHVACLNGQIETVKLLIQEEVNVNAMNNKGLTPLDYAFLLGHTEIVKLLIQAKANVTNDKMRLGVACLNGDKDIVEALLKQEGVDFKATNAKGQTLLLLAIKYGHAEIVELLIKGGAKINKSDVYGQTPLGVAIEKGYIEIVKLLIEGGAKINKPDVYGRKPRDLAIKYGHTEIVKLLTQEGVDIDVTNPASQTPRSSYDRGFFKSPVHGKSDNEVIANDNSILYDGNFTL